One Vanrija pseudolonga chromosome 5, complete sequence genomic window, GATGGAAGAGGAGGTATAAGAGGACCCACCCGGTGTGCTTATTGCATTATGCATGCCACGTCAAATGCTACAAAACTATGCGCCGGGACGCTGACTCGACCCTCTCTACAAGCTCGTTCATGTCTATGCCGTGATAGCGGTCTGAGCATCAACGACGATACCGTTTCCGTTGCTGCTCGAGGCTGGCTCTGGCAACTTGGACGCCACAAACTCCTGGATCTGCGGGAAGACGTCGTTGAGCACCGCGACAACtggcgactttggcgacgTGAAGATCTGGCCGCCCAgtcggcggtggaggcgCTCCTCTTGGAGCAATGGGTGGACGTCGGGGACGTAGATGCGGCTCGCCTGTCGGAACCACGCTCTCTTCGACTCGTTCGCTGGGTCGGGCCTGACAAAGGAGTGAAGGCCGCCAACctgcacgacggcgcgcaccttGTGCTCCACATCTGATGGTCAGCCAACTCTAGGCTGCATTTGCTCACCTCGGTGATTGACCAGCTCCATGAGGGCACCGCACGCCGATCCGTGGCCAATGAAGATGATGTCGGTGGCGTCTGTCAACTCAATGTAGTTGTCCCAGAGGTAGCGCAtgagcttgccctcgagcttgtcgccACTGTTGGAGACCATCTTTGGCTTATCCTGAAGCCGTCAGCGACGTCGAGTGGAATGACACCTACCCTGACAAACGTTGTTGGCAACCGCTTCAAGACATTGACGTCGATTAGGTTATAGTTGTTCTGCTTGGTCGCCCAGTCGACTATCAAGTCGGTGGTGTCGATCTTCCTGTCAGCACAGCCGCGTTTCGTCCGCTTACCAAGTAGCTCTTTGCCAAGTTGATATCCGTTGTCGTCACACCGTCCGTCTCCACTCGGAGGTTGCCAAAGTCGTGGGCAAAGACGACCAAGACTTTACTGCTATCAGGGCTGAAAATCCCCTCGGTGCAGATAACCTGGCTGGCGAACGCGTCGTTGAGTTCTTCACTCGCCAGGGGAATCTCAAACAGGCCGTACTGGGAGAACAAGTGGTGCGCCCGATAAATCTTCAGAATGTCTGGAGTTGTCAGCAAGAGCCCCAAAAAAGGATAGATACAACGTACCCGGGATGCCAGTAGTAGCCTGCGCACCGTTGGCCAGCGTCGTGACTGAAAAGTCAGCCCGATTTCCTCGCGACGATCGCCGCCACAAGTAACTCACCCTCTGGTTTCTCACACGACTTGACAGTGACATTCTTCCAGTACTTGGACTGGACCTTTGCCGCCTGCAGCACGACCTCTGTACCAGCCTCGCTggcctccacctcgccgatATCGTCGGGAGTCTCGCCCAGGAGCACCCGGCCAACGGCGAGCGATGAGTCGGCAATGGCCTTGAGGTTGTATCCTCCCTGGAAGGTCAGCACCAAGAATCAGTCATTGGCTCACCTCGAGAGCAACGACAAGCTTGCCCTTCGCCAGCGCAGAGAGCATATGTGTCATATGGCCATAGCCGGCAGGCGAGACCTTacactcgccgagctggtcaCCGTCCGCGGCATCAAATCCTGCGGAGACTGGTGGGTTAGCCACAAGATACTGCGAGATAACCCACTGATGACAAGGTCTGGCGCAAACTCATATGCGATCGGCATGATGATCTTTTGGAACGCGTAGATGTAGTCACCGTCTCCAAATCCGCCAAAGGGCCAGGGAATGTTGACACAGCTGATGGGTTAGGCATTGATCATATCTGATACCCACTatccctcgcccgcgccgacgccaaccaTGTCGAGGGCCCCAAAGTCGCTTCCAGGATAGAAGCGTCCACCGTCATGACGGTGGATAGACATGTACAGGACGCTGGGATCGTCCCAGAACGCCCTCTGCGTTCCGTTACCATGATGCACATCCCTGCGCTGTCAGCCACTATCGCCCAGAGCACAACCTCACCagtcgaggatgaggaccTTCTTGGCCAGCCCCTTCTGCTGCATCTCCCTGGCTGCGACGGCCACATTGTTGTAGAAACAAAAGCCCATGTGCTCGTCAGGCTCGGCGTGGTGTCCTGGTGGGCGGACGATGGCAAAGGCATTCCTGACTTCCCCTGTGCACACGGCTGTGCAGGCCGAGATGACACCGCCACACGACAGACGCGCACAGTGAGCCGTCTCGCGACAGACGTAGAGTGACAAGTTGTCATAGTACCCCTTGGACTCAACAATGTACTCGTCCGTGAGGACTTTATGTCAGCCCTGCTCCACTCTGCCAGACGTACGCTCCGTTCCCTGGACCTTGAGCCAGTGGTCCTCGTCGTGGACTAGTCTGACCTGGTCGTACGTGCACTCAATCGATGGCAGCTGCTTCATCTTCTTGATCAGGCCGTTGGACTTGAGGAGGTTGAAGATTCGCTTGATGCGCATCGGTTCCTCTGGGTGTCCGTTTCCAGCGTCTTGCACGTTGTCCGCCGTGGGGATATACCCGTCCTGGCAGTGCATCATCATGAGTGGGTCGTAGACGTATCCGGTGCGCGGGACCTTCCTGGCAACCACAGCCCCGCCAGTGGCAGCTACTCCGTTGTTTCCCAGGGCGAAGAGTGTGGCAGCACCGTTCGAGGCTCCCGCTGACGAATCGGTGAGGGAGATGATGGCCTGCCCATTCGGAGGTActgaagacgacgagctcgaaaGTCCCGTCAACCCTCCactgctcgcctcgccgttgAGCTGGCCCAGAGCGAATCCGTTCGAAGAGGTGTCGACATCCATGACGGCGCTGTTGCCGAGGGCAGGGGAGGCAGTCTGGCCCTGGCTATCGATTGATTGAGACTGTCCCTCCCTCTGGAACTCCTCTACCAAGTTGGCAGCTGGAGCCAGCGAgtttgagctcgaggacgtgtCGACGTCCATGGCGTTTGGGTCGGACATGGGGTTGAGGAGGGAAGTGGGCGTTGGGAAAGTTCAAGAGGTCGAGAGACGCACCCTCGGGGTTTTATGTTGGTCTCTATTGATCCGCTGAACGTCCTCTCCGTCTTTGTCTGTTCGATCGGCACCTTTGAGACCCGAGGGTGACCTGTTGAGACGTGTTGAAGGTGGAGGGAGTGGAGGTTTGATGTTGACGTTTGAGATTGAGCAGCACCGTGTCGCGGAGGTGGTTGATCGTCATGAAAGATTTGATCCCGCTAATAGATGGTGGTTTGATTTGAACCATACTTTGATTCAGTCACGTGATTGTAATAGGCTTATTTGAATCAGAACAGTGGTCGTAATCGTTACTCCCTCGCTGTCAGTATTGAGGTGATGCATACAACATGAGTGGATAAAATGCAGCTTATAGTGTAGAAAGGACCATACGATCACGGCTGTACTGATCTTGCAGGACCTCAGTGCGGCCAGGGAGCATTCGCgacacgacctcgccctgGTCGGCCCCAATCTCAACCGCGAGGCGGGGCACTCGAGCCAACTTGGGATCAGGCATGAGGATCTCCtgggccagctcg contains:
- the clr3 gene encoding Histone deacetylase clr3; translation: MSDPNAMDVDTSSSSNSLAPAANLVEEFQREGQSQSIDSQGQTASPALGNSAVMDVDTSSNGFALGQLNGEASSGGLTGLSSSSSSVPPNGQAIISLTDSSAGASNGAATLFALGNNGVAATGGAVVARKVPRTGYVYDPLMMMHCQDGYIPTADNVQDAGNGHPEEPMRIKRIFNLLKSNGLIKKMKQLPSIECTYDQVRLVHDEDHWLKVQGTELLTDEYIVESKGYYDNLSLYVCRETAHCARLSCGGVISACTAVCTGEVRNAFAIVRPPGHHAEPDEHMGFCFYNNVAVAAREMQQKGLAKKVLILDWDVHHGNGTQRAFWDDPSVLYMSIHRHDGGRFYPGSDFGALDMVGVGAGEGYCVNIPWPFGGFGDGDYIYAFQKIIMPIAYEFAPDLVIISAGFDAADGDQLGECKVSPAGYGHMTHMLSALAKGKLVVALEGGYNLKAIADSSLAVGRVLLGETPDDIGEVEASEAGTEVVLQAAKVQSKYWKNVTVKSCEKPEVTTLANGAQATTGIPDILKIYRAHHLFSQYGLFEIPLASEELNDAFASQVICTEGIFSPDSSKVLVVFAHDFGNLRVETDGVTTTDINLAKSYLIDTTDLIVDWATKQNNYNLIDVNVLKRLPTTFVRDKPKMVSNSGDKLEGKLMRYLWDNYIELTDATDIIFIGHGSACGALMELVNHRDVEHKVRAVVQVGGLHSFVRPDPANESKRAWFRQASRIYVPDVHPLLQEERLHRRLGGQIFTSPKSPVVAVLNDVFPQIQEFVASKLPEPASSSNGNGIVVDAQTAITA